One Yimella lutea DNA window includes the following coding sequences:
- a CDS encoding SDR family NAD(P)-dependent oxidoreductase, with the protein MSPDDDAASGVDGSQRIDPDDLAAALRVLEQLPGLPAGHPDIEAVKRASQRMFNRVRKARRAAARQEREAPLRAADEEVLAATATGSPMRIDDETNGILLQADQPGSVAGQLNFPRGCYICHAKYTQVDAFYHWLCPACAAKSHAKRDPHTDLRGKRALLTGGRAKIGMYIALMLLRDGADLTITTRFPKDAVRRFRAMPDADDWIDRLTVVGIDLRDPAQVAALAQEVAAAGPLDILINNAAQTVRRSPGAYSHLVNAETLPLQDDSRLPTQITFDRTSQAHPAQLVSSLATDAVAHHGNDDTHHAAAALAAAESARVLSAGSASLEAYLAGTAVDAGGLLPDLATSNSWTDTVEQVDPLELLEVQLCNSVAPFILVSRLRPAMRAAVEAGARRAYVVNVSAMEGQFGRSYKGAGHPHTNMAKAALNMLTRTSAQEMFDTDQILMTAVDTGWITDERPHDQKLRIAGEGWHAPLDLVDGAARVYDPIVQGERGTDLYGVFLKDFEPHDW; encoded by the coding sequence CGGGGGTCGACGGTTCCCAGCGAATCGATCCCGACGACCTCGCCGCGGCGCTTCGGGTGCTCGAGCAACTGCCCGGCCTGCCTGCGGGACACCCCGACATCGAGGCGGTCAAGCGCGCCTCGCAGCGGATGTTCAACCGGGTGCGCAAGGCCCGACGTGCCGCCGCGCGGCAGGAAAGGGAGGCGCCGCTACGAGCAGCCGACGAGGAAGTGCTCGCGGCGACGGCAACGGGTTCACCGATGCGCATCGACGACGAGACGAACGGCATCCTGCTGCAAGCCGACCAGCCGGGAAGCGTTGCAGGACAACTGAATTTCCCGCGGGGTTGCTACATCTGTCACGCGAAGTACACGCAGGTCGACGCGTTCTACCACTGGCTGTGTCCTGCCTGCGCGGCGAAGTCGCACGCCAAGCGCGACCCCCACACCGACCTTCGCGGCAAGCGTGCCCTACTGACCGGGGGGCGGGCCAAGATCGGCATGTACATCGCGCTCATGCTGTTGCGCGACGGCGCCGACCTGACCATCACCACCCGGTTCCCGAAGGACGCCGTCCGCCGGTTTCGGGCGATGCCCGACGCGGACGACTGGATCGACCGGCTGACCGTCGTCGGCATCGACCTGCGCGACCCGGCCCAGGTCGCCGCGCTCGCGCAGGAAGTCGCTGCCGCCGGCCCGCTCGACATCCTGATCAACAATGCAGCACAGACGGTGCGGCGCAGCCCCGGCGCCTACTCCCACCTTGTCAACGCCGAAACCCTTCCGCTGCAAGACGATTCGCGGCTGCCGACACAGATCACCTTCGACCGCACGAGCCAGGCGCACCCCGCGCAACTGGTCAGCTCCCTGGCCACGGACGCGGTCGCGCACCACGGCAACGACGACACCCATCACGCGGCTGCGGCGCTCGCCGCCGCGGAGTCGGCACGGGTGCTCTCGGCCGGAAGCGCCAGCCTCGAGGCCTATCTCGCGGGCACGGCGGTCGACGCCGGGGGTCTGCTGCCCGATCTGGCCACGAGCAACTCGTGGACCGACACCGTCGAACAGGTCGACCCACTGGAACTGCTCGAGGTTCAACTGTGCAATTCGGTCGCACCGTTCATTCTCGTGTCGCGGCTTCGGCCGGCGATGCGGGCCGCGGTGGAGGCGGGCGCGCGCCGTGCCTATGTCGTCAACGTCTCCGCGATGGAAGGACAGTTCGGGCGTAGCTACAAGGGCGCTGGCCACCCGCACACCAACATGGCCAAAGCCGCGCTCAACATGCTCACCCGCACCAGTGCGCAGGAGATGTTCGACACCGACCAGATCCTGATGACCGCCGTCGACACCGGTTGGATCACCGACGAGCGCCCGCACGACCAAAAATTGCGCATTGCCGGTGAGGGTTGGCATGCGCCGCTCGACCTGGTCGACGGTGCCGCTCGGGTGTACGACCCGATCGTGCAAGGGGAGCGGGGCACCGATCTTTACGGCGTTTTCTTGAAGGACTTCGAGCCACACGACTGGTGA
- the gatC gene encoding Asp-tRNA(Asn)/Glu-tRNA(Gln) amidotransferase subunit GatC, with protein MPSLSRDEVAHVAMLARIQLSDAELDKLAGQLEQIVGFVGQVNDIAADDIPPMSHPLPLTNVTRPDEVRPSLTQQEALSGAPASDLGRFEVPRILDED; from the coding sequence ATGCCTTCGCTGTCCCGCGACGAGGTCGCGCACGTCGCCATGCTTGCCCGCATCCAGTTGTCCGACGCCGAGCTCGACAAGCTCGCCGGGCAACTCGAACAGATCGTCGGGTTCGTCGGGCAGGTGAACGACATCGCGGCCGACGACATCCCGCCGATGTCGCACCCGCTGCCGCTCACCAATGTCACCCGTCCCGACGAGGTGCGCCCGAGCCTGACCCAGCAAGAGGCGCTCTCCGGTGCGCCCGCGTCCGACCTCGGCCGCTTCGAGGTGCCGCGCATCCTTGACGAGGACTGA
- the gatA gene encoding Asp-tRNA(Asn)/Glu-tRNA(Gln) amidotransferase subunit GatA has protein sequence MTDIITSTAAELADALARKELSAVEVTQAHLDRIAAVDGDVHAFLNVDAEGALDAARTIDERRAGGADLPTLAGVPIAVKDVVATKGQPTTAGSKILQGWIPPYDATLVSRLRAVGMPILGKTNMDEFAMGSSTEHSAYGPTRNPWDLDRIPGGSGGGSAAAVAAFEAPLAIGTDTGGSIRQPASVTGTVGTKPTYGGVSRYGLIALASSLDQAGPCTRSVLDAALLHEVIGGHDPLDSTSIDAPVPPVVEAARRGEVQGMRVGIIKEISADGFAPQVRARFEESVKLLEEAGAEIVEVSCPSFEKGLAAYYLILPSEASSNLAKFDAMRYGLRVPPNGVDSPSAEQVMAASRDAGFGDEVKRRIILGTYALSSGYYDAYYGQAQKVRTLIARDFAAAFEKADVLVTPTAPTVAFKMGEKLDDPMAMYLNDVATIPANLAGIPGMSIPNGLAEDGLPSGFQILAPATKDERLYEVGAALERMLLSQWGAPILTKAPALGGKAAN, from the coding sequence TTGACCGACATCATCACCTCGACCGCGGCCGAACTGGCCGACGCGCTCGCCCGCAAGGAGCTCAGCGCCGTCGAAGTCACCCAGGCCCACCTCGACCGCATTGCCGCCGTCGACGGCGACGTGCACGCCTTCTTGAACGTCGACGCCGAGGGTGCGCTCGACGCCGCCCGCACCATCGACGAGCGCCGCGCCGGTGGCGCCGACCTGCCGACCCTCGCCGGGGTGCCGATCGCCGTCAAGGACGTCGTCGCCACCAAGGGTCAGCCGACGACCGCCGGATCGAAGATCCTTCAGGGCTGGATCCCGCCGTACGACGCCACGCTGGTGTCGCGGTTGCGGGCAGTCGGCATGCCGATCCTCGGCAAGACCAATATGGACGAGTTCGCGATGGGTTCCTCCACCGAACACTCCGCCTACGGCCCGACCCGCAACCCCTGGGACCTCGACCGCATCCCCGGCGGTTCGGGTGGTGGCTCCGCGGCCGCCGTCGCTGCTTTCGAGGCGCCGCTGGCGATCGGCACCGACACCGGCGGATCGATCCGTCAACCCGCGTCCGTCACGGGCACCGTCGGCACCAAGCCGACCTACGGCGGCGTGTCCCGCTACGGCCTCATCGCGCTGGCGAGTTCGCTGGACCAGGCCGGCCCCTGCACCCGTTCGGTGCTCGACGCGGCGCTGCTGCACGAGGTCATCGGCGGCCACGACCCGCTGGACTCGACCTCGATCGACGCACCGGTCCCGCCGGTCGTCGAGGCCGCCCGCCGCGGTGAGGTACAGGGGATGCGTGTCGGCATCATCAAGGAGATCTCCGCAGACGGTTTCGCGCCGCAGGTGAGGGCTCGCTTCGAGGAGTCGGTGAAGCTGCTCGAAGAAGCCGGCGCCGAGATCGTCGAGGTCTCGTGCCCCTCGTTCGAGAAGGGCCTGGCCGCGTACTACCTGATCCTGCCGAGCGAGGCGAGTTCGAACCTCGCCAAGTTCGACGCGATGCGCTATGGCCTGCGCGTCCCGCCGAACGGCGTCGACAGCCCGAGCGCCGAGCAGGTCATGGCGGCCAGCCGCGACGCCGGCTTCGGCGACGAGGTCAAGCGCCGCATCATCCTGGGCACCTACGCGCTCAGTTCCGGCTACTACGACGCCTACTACGGCCAGGCGCAGAAGGTGCGCACGCTGATCGCGCGCGACTTCGCCGCCGCGTTCGAGAAGGCGGACGTGCTGGTCACCCCGACGGCGCCGACCGTGGCGTTCAAGATGGGGGAGAAGCTGGACGACCCGATGGCGATGTACCTCAACGACGTCGCCACCATCCCCGCGAACCTTGCCGGGATCCCGGGCATGTCCATCCCGAACGGCCTCGCCGAGGACGGCCTGCCCAGCGGGTTCCAGATCCTCGCGCCGGCGACCAAGGACGAGCGTTTGTACGAAGTCGGCGCCGCATTGGAGCGAATGCTGTTGTCGCAGTGGGGCGCTCCGATTCTCACGAAGGCGCCGGCACTCGGCGGAAAGGCGGCGAACTGA
- the gatB gene encoding Asp-tRNA(Asn)/Glu-tRNA(Gln) amidotransferase subunit GatB, with product MSTHVDDVVDYDEAIATYDPVMGLEVHVELNTNTKMFCGCATGFGAEPNTQVCPVCLGLPGALPVVNEKGVESAIRIGLALNCEIAQWCRFARKNYFYPDMPKNFQTSQYDEPIAFNGYLDVELEDGTVFRVEIERAHMEEDTGKALHVGGSTGRIQGAEYSLIDYNRAGIPLIEIVTKPITGAGERAPEIAKAYVSTLRDLIKALGVSDVRMEQGSMRCDANVSLMPKDADKFGTRTETKNVNSLRSVERAVRYEISRHAAVLNSGGSILQETRHWHEDTAVTTSGRPKSDAEDYRYFPEPDLVPVAPTRESVEQLRTTLPEPPAQRRKRLQKDWGYSDLEMRDVLNAGAVELIEETVAAGASPAAARKWWTGDLARRANNEGKAVSDFGVTPAHIAELDSMIKAGRLNDSMARQVMEGVIAGEGSPTQVADARGLELVQDDSALEAAVDKVIEANPDVAQKVRDGKVQAAGALIGQVMKEMRGQADAAKARELIISKLS from the coding sequence ATGAGCACCCACGTCGATGACGTCGTCGACTACGACGAGGCGATCGCCACGTACGACCCGGTGATGGGTCTCGAGGTGCACGTCGAACTGAACACCAACACCAAGATGTTCTGCGGCTGCGCGACCGGGTTCGGCGCCGAGCCGAACACCCAGGTCTGCCCGGTCTGCCTCGGTCTGCCCGGCGCCCTGCCCGTGGTGAACGAGAAGGGCGTCGAGTCGGCCATCCGCATCGGCCTGGCGCTCAACTGCGAGATTGCGCAGTGGTGCCGCTTCGCCCGGAAGAACTACTTCTACCCGGACATGCCGAAGAACTTCCAGACCAGCCAGTACGACGAGCCCATCGCGTTCAACGGTTACCTCGACGTCGAGTTGGAGGACGGCACCGTCTTCCGGGTGGAGATCGAGCGCGCCCACATGGAGGAAGACACCGGCAAGGCGCTGCACGTCGGCGGTTCGACCGGCCGCATCCAAGGTGCTGAGTACTCGCTCATCGACTACAACCGGGCCGGTATCCCGCTGATCGAGATCGTCACCAAGCCGATCACCGGCGCCGGTGAGCGTGCGCCGGAGATTGCCAAGGCGTACGTCTCGACGCTGCGTGACCTGATCAAGGCACTCGGGGTCAGCGACGTCCGGATGGAGCAGGGGTCGATGCGCTGCGACGCCAACGTCTCGCTGATGCCCAAGGACGCGGATAAGTTCGGCACCCGCACCGAGACCAAGAACGTCAACTCGTTGCGTTCGGTCGAGCGTGCGGTGCGTTACGAGATCAGCCGGCACGCAGCGGTGCTCAACTCCGGCGGATCGATCCTGCAGGAGACCCGCCACTGGCACGAGGACACCGCAGTCACCACGTCCGGTCGACCGAAGTCGGACGCCGAGGACTACCGGTACTTCCCCGAGCCCGACCTCGTACCGGTCGCGCCGACTCGCGAGAGCGTCGAGCAGTTGCGCACCACCCTGCCCGAGCCGCCGGCCCAGCGTCGCAAGCGTTTGCAGAAGGACTGGGGCTACAGCGATCTGGAGATGCGCGACGTGTTGAACGCCGGCGCCGTCGAACTGATCGAGGAGACTGTCGCCGCCGGTGCGTCACCCGCCGCCGCCCGCAAGTGGTGGACCGGAGATCTCGCACGTCGCGCGAACAACGAGGGCAAGGCCGTCTCCGACTTCGGCGTCACCCCAGCTCACATCGCCGAGCTCGACTCGATGATCAAGGCCGGACGTCTGAACGACTCGATGGCCCGCCAGGTCATGGAGGGCGTCATCGCCGGCGAGGGTTCGCCGACCCAGGTCGCCGACGCCCGCGGACTCGAACTCGTTCAGGACGACAGCGCTCTTGAAGCCGCCGTCGACAAGGTCATCGAAGCCAACCCGGACGTGGCGCAGAAGGTGCGCGACGGCAAGGTGCAGGCTGCCGGTGCGCTCATCGGTCAGGTGATGAAGGAGATGAGGGGTCAGGCCGACGCCGCCAAGGCGCGCGAGCTGATCATCTCCAAGCTCAGCTGA
- a CDS encoding 2-hydroxyacid dehydrogenase yields the protein MTEKSAARTVVSVAQQDWADQLTDLGGVELVVWDMKDAPPRDDIELVVPPYMSNPKRLEHLCELPSLKAVQLATAGFEHALQYLPSGVALANGRGIHDTSTAELAIGLAIASQRAIPDAVRAQQSGQWLRLAGRPSLADRKALVIGYGSIGRMLVSRLQVLEVDCTVVASRARAGDDLVDRVYGIDEIDQLLPATEIVFLILPMTDATRHLVDDEFLAALPDDALVVNVARGGIVDTDALQRACATGHVRAAMDVTDPEPLPADHPLWTTRGVLITPHVGGATTAFTPRLIRLLRREIPHFIATGELSNVVVVGD from the coding sequence GTGACCGAGAAGAGCGCAGCCCGCACTGTCGTCAGCGTTGCCCAGCAGGACTGGGCCGACCAACTGACCGACCTCGGCGGAGTGGAGTTGGTCGTCTGGGACATGAAGGACGCGCCACCGCGGGACGACATCGAACTGGTCGTGCCGCCGTACATGTCCAACCCGAAGCGACTCGAGCACCTGTGTGAGCTGCCGAGCCTGAAGGCTGTGCAACTGGCGACTGCCGGGTTCGAGCACGCCCTGCAGTACCTACCGTCCGGCGTCGCTCTTGCCAACGGCCGAGGCATTCACGACACGTCCACCGCCGAACTGGCGATCGGGCTGGCCATCGCCTCCCAACGGGCGATCCCGGACGCCGTCCGCGCGCAGCAGTCGGGGCAGTGGCTGCGGCTCGCCGGCCGACCCTCCCTGGCCGACCGGAAGGCGTTGGTGATCGGCTACGGCTCCATCGGACGGATGCTCGTCTCCCGCCTGCAGGTGCTGGAGGTCGACTGCACCGTCGTGGCGTCCAGGGCGCGGGCCGGCGACGACCTGGTGGATCGGGTGTACGGCATCGACGAGATCGATCAGCTGCTACCGGCGACCGAGATCGTCTTCCTGATCCTGCCCATGACCGACGCCACCCGGCACCTCGTCGACGACGAGTTCCTTGCCGCACTCCCCGACGACGCGCTCGTCGTCAATGTCGCCCGCGGGGGCATCGTCGACACCGACGCCCTGCAGCGTGCCTGCGCAACCGGCCACGTCCGAGCAGCGATGGACGTCACCGATCCGGAACCCTTGCCTGCGGATCACCCCCTGTGGACGACGCGCGGCGTGCTGATCACACCGCATGTGGGCGGTGCGACGACGGCGTTCACGCCACGGTTGATTCGGCTGCTGCGCAGGGAGATTCCTCACTTCATTGCCACAGGTGAACTCAGCAACGTCGTGGTCGTCGGCGACTGA
- a CDS encoding SixA phosphatase family protein, with translation MTTDRTLILIRHAKAEPHGSTTDHERCLTERGVLDARAVGDWLREKSLSPDFVWCSTSTRTRETWAAIVEASGVGPIVDHEQRIYDASPRTLLEVLRETPENAHCVALVGHAPGVPAIAAALTEANAAVDFVDHFATSAVAVLRIEGEWADLAPGATELEQVFVGRG, from the coding sequence ATGACCACGGACCGCACTCTGATCCTGATCCGTCATGCCAAGGCCGAACCCCACGGTTCGACCACCGACCACGAACGCTGCCTCACCGAGCGTGGCGTCCTGGACGCCCGGGCGGTCGGCGACTGGCTTCGCGAGAAGTCCCTCAGCCCCGACTTCGTGTGGTGTTCCACATCGACCCGGACGCGCGAGACCTGGGCTGCGATCGTCGAGGCCTCCGGCGTCGGACCGATCGTCGACCATGAACAACGCATCTACGACGCCTCGCCGCGAACGCTGCTGGAGGTGCTGCGCGAGACCCCCGAGAACGCGCACTGCGTCGCTCTGGTCGGCCACGCGCCGGGCGTGCCGGCGATCGCCGCCGCGCTGACCGAGGCAAACGCCGCTGTCGACTTCGTCGACCACTTCGCCACCAGCGCGGTCGCCGTCCTCCGCATCGAGGGGGAGTGGGCCGACCTCGCCCCGGGCGCCACCGAACTCGAACAGGTCTTCGTCGGGCGCGGGTGA
- a CDS encoding acetolactate synthase large subunit: MSESEMTEHTQKVVAVTDTTIRPAARPGQPVPSPAQVAARVPQGVQEIADVTGAQALVLALEAVGVDTVFGIPGGAILPAYDPLLDSVKVRHILVRHEQGAGHAAQGYASATGRVGVCMATSGPGATNLVTPIADAYMDSVPMVAITGQVNSAVIGTDAFQEADIRGITMPISKHNYLVTDADEIPRAIAEAFHVASSGRPGPVLVDITKDALTAKTTFRWPPAVDLPGYRPVTKPHHKQIRAAIELIRAAKRPVFYVGGGVIRGGAAKELRELVELTGIPLVTTLMARGAVPDSHDLHLGMPGMHGSVSAVTALQKSDLLITLGARFDDRVTGLLESFAPEAKVIHADIDPAEISKNRVADVPIVGDCKEVINDLLEMLKAVDGPIGDYDAWRERTTKWKRDFPLGFIEPDEDGALAPQYVIERLGAIAGPEATYVAGVGQHQMWAAQFVQYERPNSWINSGGLGTMGFAVPGAMGAKVAEPERTVWAIDGDGCFQMTNQELATCVINKIPIKVAIINNSSLGMVRQWQTLFYGERYSNTDLHTAIGSRVPDFVKLADAYGCVGLRCERPEDVDTVIQQAMEINDVPVVIDFVVERDAMVWPMVPAGVSNDMVTIARSMAPVFDREEEGE, from the coding sequence ATGTCCGAGTCCGAAATGACCGAACACACGCAGAAGGTGGTTGCCGTGACAGACACCACGATCCGACCCGCCGCTCGACCGGGACAGCCTGTTCCGTCGCCGGCCCAGGTAGCGGCTCGCGTCCCGCAGGGCGTTCAGGAGATCGCTGATGTGACGGGCGCCCAGGCCCTCGTCCTGGCACTCGAAGCGGTCGGTGTCGACACCGTCTTCGGCATCCCGGGCGGAGCGATCCTGCCCGCGTACGACCCGCTGCTGGACTCGGTGAAGGTGCGCCACATTCTGGTGCGTCACGAGCAGGGCGCCGGACACGCCGCGCAGGGTTACGCGTCCGCAACCGGTCGCGTCGGTGTCTGCATGGCGACCAGCGGGCCCGGTGCCACCAACCTGGTCACCCCGATCGCGGACGCCTACATGGACTCGGTCCCGATGGTCGCGATCACCGGTCAGGTCAACTCGGCGGTGATCGGTACGGACGCCTTCCAGGAAGCCGACATCCGTGGCATCACGATGCCGATCAGCAAGCACAACTACCTGGTGACGGACGCGGACGAGATCCCGCGCGCGATTGCCGAGGCCTTCCACGTCGCCAGCAGCGGCCGCCCCGGTCCGGTGCTCGTCGACATCACCAAGGACGCCCTGACGGCCAAGACCACCTTCCGTTGGCCGCCGGCCGTCGACCTGCCCGGTTACCGTCCGGTGACCAAGCCGCACCACAAACAGATTCGCGCCGCGATCGAGTTGATCCGGGCCGCCAAGCGTCCGGTCTTCTACGTCGGCGGCGGTGTGATCCGCGGCGGCGCAGCCAAAGAGCTGCGAGAACTGGTGGAGCTCACCGGGATTCCGCTGGTGACCACCCTCATGGCTCGCGGCGCTGTGCCCGACAGTCACGACCTGCATCTGGGAATGCCCGGCATGCACGGATCCGTCTCCGCGGTGACCGCGCTGCAGAAGTCAGATCTGCTGATCACCCTCGGCGCCCGCTTCGACGACCGCGTCACCGGTCTTCTGGAGTCGTTCGCCCCCGAGGCGAAGGTCATCCACGCCGACATCGACCCGGCCGAGATCTCCAAGAACCGAGTGGCCGATGTGCCGATCGTGGGCGACTGCAAGGAAGTCATCAACGACCTGCTCGAGATGCTCAAGGCAGTCGACGGACCGATCGGTGATTACGACGCCTGGCGCGAGCGCACCACCAAGTGGAAGCGCGATTTCCCGCTCGGCTTCATCGAGCCGGACGAGGACGGCGCCCTGGCGCCGCAGTACGTCATCGAGCGTCTGGGCGCGATCGCCGGCCCTGAGGCGACCTACGTCGCCGGTGTCGGTCAGCACCAGATGTGGGCGGCGCAGTTCGTGCAGTACGAGCGCCCGAACTCATGGATCAACTCCGGGGGCCTGGGCACGATGGGCTTCGCGGTGCCGGGCGCGATGGGTGCGAAGGTCGCCGAACCGGAGCGCACGGTGTGGGCGATCGACGGTGACGGCTGCTTCCAGATGACCAACCAGGAGCTGGCCACCTGCGTGATCAACAAGATCCCGATCAAGGTCGCGATCATCAACAACAGTTCCCTCGGCATGGTGCGCCAGTGGCAGACGCTGTTCTACGGCGAGCGATACTCCAACACCGACCTGCACACTGCCATCGGTTCGCGGGTGCCCGACTTCGTGAAGCTCGCGGATGCCTACGGCTGCGTCGGCCTTCGCTGCGAGCGTCCCGAGGACGTCGACACCGTCATCCAGCAGGCGATGGAGATCAACGACGTCCCCGTGGTGATCGACTTCGTCGTCGAGCGGGACGCGATGGTGTGGCCGATGGTGCCCGCCGGCGTGAGCAACGACATGGTGACGATAGCGCGCAGCATGGCGCCGGTCTTCGACCGTGAGGAAGAGGGCGAATGA
- the ilvN gene encoding acetolactate synthase small subunit has protein sequence MARHTLSVLVENKPGVLARIAGLISRRGYNIDSLAVGPTEFEEISRMTVVVDVEEQALEQVTKQLNKLIEVLKVVELEQAASVQRELVLIKVRSDAATRSQILDITQMFRCNVVDVTTDSVVLEATGTPEKLGALLGVLEPYGVRELVQSGLVAVGRGGRSITDRARKAG, from the coding sequence ATGGCGCGCCACACACTCTCGGTGCTGGTCGAGAACAAACCGGGTGTGCTCGCGCGCATCGCCGGGCTGATCTCCCGACGCGGCTACAACATCGACTCGCTCGCGGTCGGGCCGACCGAGTTCGAGGAGATCTCCCGCATGACCGTCGTGGTCGATGTGGAGGAGCAGGCGCTGGAGCAGGTGACCAAGCAGCTCAACAAGCTCATCGAGGTGCTCAAGGTCGTCGAACTGGAACAGGCGGCCTCCGTGCAGCGCGAACTGGTGTTGATCAAGGTGCGCAGCGACGCCGCCACCCGTAGCCAGATCCTCGATATCACCCAGATGTTCCGGTGCAACGTCGTCGACGTCACCACCGACTCGGTGGTGCTGGAGGCGACCGGCACGCCGGAGAAGCTCGGCGCACTCCTGGGCGTGCTCGAACCCTACGGCGTCCGCGAGCTCGTGCAATCCGGTCTGGTGGCCGTCGGACGCGGTGGACGGTCGATCACCGACCGCGCCCGCAAAGCCGGCTGA
- the ilvC gene encoding ketol-acid reductoisomerase: MADMFYDEDADLSVIQGRKVAVIGYGSQGHAHALNLRDSGVQVVVGLRDGSSSAAKAQAEGLTVLPVAEAVKQSDFIVILAPDQVQRRLYAQEIQPNLAEGAALLFSHGFNIRFDYIKPGADNDVLMVAPKGPGHLVRREYVDGRGVPVLLAVEQDASGEAWDLAKSYAAAIGGLRAGGIKTTFTEETETDLFGEQAVLCGGASQLVQYGFETLIEAGYQPEVAYFECLHELKLIVDLMVEGGIAKQRWSISDTAEYGDYVSGPRVIDPRVKENMKEVLADIQNGAFAKRFIDDQDAGAPEFKQLREKGAQHPIEATGKKLRGLMSWIKDGSTDSDYVEGSAAR, translated from the coding sequence GTGGCTGACATGTTCTACGACGAAGACGCTGACCTGTCGGTGATCCAGGGCCGCAAGGTCGCTGTCATCGGTTACGGCAGCCAGGGGCACGCGCACGCCCTCAACCTGCGCGACTCGGGAGTGCAGGTCGTCGTCGGCCTGCGCGACGGCTCGAGCTCCGCGGCGAAGGCACAGGCCGAGGGCCTGACCGTCCTGCCGGTCGCCGAAGCCGTGAAGCAGTCCGACTTCATCGTGATCCTCGCTCCCGACCAGGTGCAGCGCCGTCTGTACGCGCAGGAGATCCAGCCGAACCTCGCCGAGGGTGCGGCGCTGCTGTTCAGCCACGGCTTCAACATCCGGTTCGACTACATCAAGCCCGGCGCCGACAACGACGTCCTCATGGTCGCCCCGAAGGGACCTGGGCACCTGGTGCGTCGTGAGTACGTCGACGGCCGCGGTGTGCCGGTGCTCCTGGCGGTCGAGCAGGACGCGTCCGGCGAGGCGTGGGACCTCGCCAAGTCGTACGCGGCGGCAATCGGCGGCCTGCGTGCCGGCGGCATCAAGACCACGTTCACCGAAGAGACCGAGACCGACCTGTTCGGTGAGCAGGCAGTTCTCTGCGGGGGCGCCTCGCAGCTGGTGCAGTACGGCTTCGAGACCCTCATCGAGGCCGGTTACCAGCCCGAGGTCGCCTACTTCGAGTGCCTGCACGAGCTCAAGCTCATCGTCGACCTCATGGTCGAGGGCGGCATCGCCAAGCAGCGCTGGTCGATCTCCGACACGGCCGAGTACGGCGACTACGTCTCGGGTCCGCGCGTCATCGACCCGCGGGTGAAGGAGAACATGAAGGAGGTCCTTGCGGACATCCAGAACGGTGCCTTCGCCAAGCGCTTCATCGACGACCAGGACGCCGGCGCGCCGGAGTTCAAGCAGCTGCGCGAGAAGGGTGCTCAGCACCCCATCGAGGCCACGGGCAAGAAGCTGCGCGGCTTGATGAGCTGGATCAAGGACGGCTCGACCGACTCCGACTACGTCGAGGGCTCGGCCGCACGCTGA